A stretch of the Oxyura jamaicensis isolate SHBP4307 breed ruddy duck chromosome 4, BPBGC_Ojam_1.0, whole genome shotgun sequence genome encodes the following:
- the KCTD8 gene encoding BTB/POZ domain-containing protein KCTD8 isoform X2: MALKEAGGSILPISDMVSGPSGSPFPEVVELNVGGQVYVTRHSTLLSVPDSTLATMFSPCRGGPAAARQLPRDSRARFFIDRDGFLFRYVLDYLRDKQLALPEHFPEKERLLREAEYFQLGDLVKLLSPKVTKQSSLNDEGCQSDLEDSNSQGSSDRLQRAALDKRSGFLTVGYRGSYTTVRDNQADAKFRRVARIMVCGRIALAKEVFGETLNESRDPDRPPEKYTSRFYLKFTYLEQAFDRLSEAGFHMVACNSTGTAAFINQYRDDKIWSSYTEYIFFKSNWS; the protein is encoded by the exons ATGGCTTTGAAGGAGGCGGGCGGCAGCATCCTGCCCATCAGCGACATGGTGTCGGGGCCGTCGGGCTCGCCGTTCCCCGAGGTGGTGGAGCTGAACGTGGGGGGCCAGGTGTACGTGACGAGGCACTCCACGCTGCTCAGCGTCCCGGACAGCACGCTAGCCACCATGTTCTCGCCCTGCCGGGGCGGCCCGGCGGCGGCCCGCCAGCTGCCCAGGGACAGCCGGGCGCGCTTCTTCATCGACCGCGACGGCTTCCTCTTCAGGTACGTGCTGGATTACCTGCGGGACAAGCAGCTGGCGCTGCCCGAGCACTTCCCCGAGAAGGAGCGGCTCCTGCGGGAAGCCGAGTACTTCCAGCTGGGCGACCTGGTGAAGCTGCTGTCGCCCAAGGTCACCAAGCAGAGCTCGCTCAACGACGAGGGCTGCCAGAGCGACCTGGAGGACAGCAACTCGCAGGGCAGCAGCGACCGGCTGCAACGGGCGGCGCTGGACAAGCGCTCGGGCTTCCTCACCGTGGGCTACCGCGGCTCCTACACCACGGTGCGGGACAACCAGGCGGACGCCAAGTTCCGCCGCGTCGCCCGCATCATGGTGTGCGGCAGGATCGCCCTGGCCAAGGAGGTTTTCGGTGAGACCCTCAACGAGAGCCGCGACCCCGACCGCCCCCCCGAGAAGTACACCTCCCGCTTCTACCTCAAGTTCACCTACCTGGAGCAAGCCTTCGACCGGCTCTCCGAGGCGGGCTTCCACATGGTGGCTTGCAACTCCACCGGCACCGCCGCCTTCATCAACCAGTACAGGGACGACAAGATCTGGAGCAGCTACACCGAGTACATCTTCTTCA aatCTAATTGGTCTTAA